The proteins below come from a single uncultured Dethiosulfovibrio sp. genomic window:
- the cas6 gene encoding CRISPR-associated endoribonuclease Cas6 — MRLDLHLVPVRGNTVRLPRANLHLVQAMIYGLFEKSFAQVLHDVGFERDNRRFKLFSFSWPKGQGRPRMEDGAISFEAPLQVVVTSPLNRILEQISGGALCGGPLRIGNNELECVEVKVFRPAPKNNSVTVKALSPITCYTTEPQTDDRKPFVHYHGPEDQEFAAQIDGNLKKKFSLIYPGEEAPQEVVKVIPLGEPRKQAAMFRPKDTVPIVGWWGKYRLEGPDVLLQLALDAGIGAKNSGGWGCLEAPER; from the coding sequence ATGCGTTTGGATTTGCACCTAGTTCCCGTCAGAGGCAACACCGTTCGTCTCCCCAGGGCCAACCTGCACCTGGTTCAGGCCATGATCTACGGTCTTTTCGAGAAGTCCTTCGCCCAGGTCCTCCACGATGTGGGCTTCGAGAGGGATAACCGCCGCTTCAAGCTGTTCTCTTTCTCCTGGCCCAAGGGACAGGGCAGGCCCAGGATGGAGGACGGGGCCATCTCCTTTGAGGCCCCTCTTCAGGTGGTGGTAACCTCACCCCTAAACCGTATTCTGGAGCAGATATCGGGAGGGGCTCTGTGCGGCGGGCCGCTCAGAATCGGAAACAACGAGCTCGAATGCGTTGAGGTAAAGGTGTTTCGCCCCGCCCCAAAGAACAACTCTGTAACCGTAAAGGCTCTCTCCCCTATAACCTGCTACACCACCGAGCCCCAGACCGATGACAGAAAGCCTTTTGTCCATTATCACGGCCCGGAGGACCAGGAGTTCGCCGCCCAGATAGACGGCAACCTGAAGAAGAAGTTCTCCCTCATATACCCTGGTGAGGAAGCACCTCAGGAGGTGGTGAAGGTCATACCTCTTGGGGAGCCGAGAAAACAGGCCGCCATGTTCAGGCCTAAAGACACCGTCCCTATCGTGGGATGGTGGGGAAAGTATCGGCTGGAGGGCCCGGACGTGCTGCTACAGCTGGCCCTGGACGCAGGCATAGGGGCAAAGAACTCCGGCGGCTGGGGATGCCTGGAGGCACCGGAGAGGTGA
- a CDS encoding M28 family peptidase, translating into MALTVPCSDNGTEFIRSDRIDKISSVLDNSNYKLLGRDQLAYLYCHNEYSPEKPAIILSSHVDSLYGSYFSEIVGDELHGTMDNSASNGVLVELMKRNGLPPQALVAFTGDEENDSKGVDQVISITKNTHDIFANIGLVISLDLTERCFKKKSFTAENCFVGENKQLACCFDKKRDLKTFLEEILGKGTRFIGDKDAEQDESWQYDEYNLNCFTLCLPCRVLGEDMHDDEGVAVKIESFRRYSRALQALTLVVDKDLQGKNDN; encoded by the coding sequence ATGGCATTGACCGTTCCTTGTTCCGATAACGGGACTGAGTTCATTAGATCCGATCGTATCGACAAGATTTCATCTGTGCTTGATAATTCAAATTATAAGTTGTTGGGAAGAGATCAGTTGGCATATCTCTATTGTCACAACGAATACTCTCCAGAGAAACCCGCTATTATTTTGTCTAGCCACGTCGATTCCCTGTATGGGAGCTATTTTTCTGAGATAGTGGGAGATGAACTACATGGAACTATGGATAACTCAGCGTCAAACGGTGTGCTAGTGGAACTGATGAAACGGAATGGACTTCCCCCTCAAGCGCTTGTCGCTTTTACCGGTGACGAAGAAAATGACAGCAAAGGGGTGGATCAAGTTATTAGCATCACTAAAAATACACACGATATATTTGCTAATATTGGCTTAGTTATCTCTCTTGACCTTACGGAGAGGTGCTTTAAGAAAAAATCTTTTACAGCCGAGAATTGTTTTGTTGGAGAAAATAAACAATTGGCCTGTTGTTTTGATAAAAAACGTGATCTAAAGACTTTTCTCGAAGAGATATTGGGCAAAGGAACTCGATTTATAGGCGATAAGGACGCAGAGCAAGATGAATCTTGGCAGTACGACGAATACAATCTAAATTGCTTTACCCTTTGTCTACCTTGCCGTGTATTAGGAGAGGATATGCACGACGATGAGGGAGTTGCTGTGAAGATAGAGTCTTTCAGACGATATTCCAGAGCGTTACAGGCTTTAACCTTAGTGGTTGATAAAGACTTGCAGGGAAAGAATGATAACTGA
- a CDS encoding WYL domain-containing protein translates to MEKIRRVYLLMKHMVYRGYQGDTFKHIYGASPVGNEYMLKFGEEKLSDRSLQRTFLRDRKDVEDLFGGKFVSRKISSDSEGARQIWVYAQHGYIPTEIPAPDRKAKRKKMLLLLLGLEMAGSLVPGLRNKAKHLQGRFENSIDLEDAEIAQKIVQSLAMNIGVADAVKQDVNIQRFYLEIIQAIQEERVLLMKYDNPEERKEETVFLAPWEIFFEHHDWYFRGADLVSQEGREYRLTRILSLEELLDGKYLPMPEHVKESFGRCSKRIPLDPQKAASRQKTYTVSLLIDGPFADSVNRICSFPGERKEWVIREGRKVLSYQVEVEDLWEISKWVLCGASCMKILEPEKLRQRVIRDLQKLIEVSSL, encoded by the coding sequence ATGGAAAAAATACGTAGGGTTTATCTTTTAATGAAACATATGGTGTACCGCGGATATCAAGGAGATACATTCAAACATATTTACGGTGCCTCTCCAGTAGGAAATGAATATATGTTGAAATTTGGCGAAGAAAAGCTTTCGGATAGGTCTCTTCAAAGGACTTTCTTGAGGGATCGTAAGGATGTGGAAGATCTTTTCGGCGGGAAGTTTGTTTCTCGAAAAATATCATCAGACTCGGAGGGAGCAAGGCAAATCTGGGTCTATGCTCAACATGGTTACATTCCCACAGAAATTCCCGCTCCTGACAGAAAAGCAAAACGGAAAAAAATGCTATTGCTGCTCTTGGGACTCGAGATGGCAGGTTCTCTCGTTCCAGGCCTCCGAAACAAGGCAAAGCATCTCCAGGGGAGATTTGAAAACTCTATTGATTTGGAGGATGCAGAAATAGCTCAAAAAATTGTTCAAAGCTTGGCTATGAACATTGGTGTGGCGGATGCAGTCAAGCAGGACGTTAATATTCAGCGATTTTATCTAGAGATAATACAGGCAATACAAGAAGAAAGAGTCTTGCTGATGAAATACGATAACCCTGAAGAGCGAAAGGAAGAGACGGTTTTTTTGGCTCCTTGGGAAATTTTTTTTGAGCATCATGACTGGTATTTTCGAGGGGCTGATTTGGTATCCCAAGAAGGACGGGAATATCGGCTAACTCGGATTCTCTCCCTTGAAGAATTATTGGATGGGAAATATCTCCCTATGCCGGAGCATGTAAAAGAATCTTTTGGCCGTTGTTCCAAAAGAATCCCACTAGACCCTCAAAAGGCTGCAAGTCGACAAAAAACTTACACCGTATCTCTCTTGATTGATGGACCCTTTGCGGATTCTGTGAATCGAATTTGCTCTTTCCCGGGGGAGAGAAAGGAGTGGGTGATACGGGAAGGAAGGAAGGTCCTGTCATATCAGGTAGAGGTCGAAGATTTGTGGGAAATCTCTAAATGGGTTCTTTGTGGCGCAAGTTGCATGAAAATCCTGGAGCCCGAAAAGCTGCGACAAAGAGTGATAAGAGATCTCCAGAAGCTTATCGAAGTTTCTAGCCTTTAA
- a CDS encoding WYL domain-containing protein, with protein sequence MISKKRGSRDTITLGKRLFDMLDFFLSQRDRWVPQEEILLIFYEDESNSSIKKFERDRERLATLFGLETLFEHDGKRPRSWRSVRGCNFDVAKIEDKQELLTLVAGLEMAKKFIPEQRQNLESMQKYFYGAINKTQEIQAQNILHGIGWNVPVAEKIESEFALPHCYTMVLEALQEKTPLRIDYISPEYGALNTTIVPWELYFQYHDWYLRAADLKNRRARIFRLTRIQRIEHFNMGYEIYVSIPPHVVSSFQRGGNDIPLDPATAALENKSITVRLNIFGRFADAVYRVTWFPHERKTWIHPPLETDSEVGPVLLYEVELDSLWWISKWVLRGADSIQILEPPELKSMVFRAAETFLCRNSSIIEG encoded by the coding sequence TTGATATCAAAGAAAAGAGGATCTCGAGATACCATAACTCTTGGAAAGCGTCTTTTTGATATGCTTGATTTTTTCCTATCTCAAAGGGATCGCTGGGTTCCTCAGGAAGAAATCTTGCTGATATTTTACGAGGATGAATCAAATAGCAGTATTAAGAAGTTTGAAAGAGATCGAGAGCGTCTGGCAACTCTCTTTGGTCTGGAAACCCTTTTTGAACACGATGGCAAAAGGCCTCGGTCCTGGCGTTCTGTGAGAGGATGCAACTTTGATGTGGCCAAGATAGAAGACAAGCAGGAGCTTCTGACTCTTGTGGCAGGCTTAGAAATGGCAAAAAAATTTATTCCCGAGCAGCGGCAGAATCTAGAGTCTATGCAAAAGTACTTTTACGGAGCTATCAATAAAACCCAGGAAATTCAGGCTCAAAACATACTGCACGGAATAGGCTGGAATGTTCCCGTGGCTGAAAAAATAGAGAGTGAATTTGCACTGCCACATTGCTATACCATGGTTCTTGAAGCTCTTCAGGAAAAGACTCCCCTCCGAATAGACTACATATCTCCAGAGTACGGTGCCCTAAATACCACGATAGTTCCGTGGGAACTCTATTTTCAATATCATGATTGGTACCTTCGAGCTGCAGATCTCAAAAACAGGAGAGCCCGTATCTTTAGGCTTACACGTATTCAGAGAATCGAGCATTTTAATATGGGCTATGAGATTTATGTCTCAATACCACCTCATGTAGTCTCATCTTTCCAGCGAGGTGGTAATGACATTCCCCTTGATCCTGCAACAGCAGCATTAGAAAATAAATCCATTACTGTAAGGTTAAATATTTTTGGGCGCTTTGCTGACGCAGTTTATCGAGTAACATGGTTCCCTCATGAGAGAAAAACTTGGATACACCCTCCTTTAGAGACCGATAGTGAGGTAGGTCCTGTATTGCTTTACGAAGTAGAGCTCGATAGCCTGTGGTGGATTTCCAAATGGGTTCTTCGAGGTGCCGATAGTATCCAGATTCTGGAGCCTCCAGAGTTGAAGAGCATGGTCTTTCGAGCTGCGGAGACGTTTCTTTGTCGAAATAGCAGCATTATTGAAGGCTGA
- a CDS encoding E2/UBC family protein — MPDRCKGAFFQLRSQQSKRVIEEQVLNISENLFKSHSDIDYDDDNFDWMVIENYSLPPNWSVRVCPLMIIFPTEYPQIPPVGFYLPDTLKSPNGHLFDAAYHGANEAPIQKGWRWYCTFIESGCWQPSIGHYSGDWQKGDNLWDYFTLIGEVLAGGDK; from the coding sequence ATGCCGGATCGCTGCAAAGGAGCCTTTTTTCAACTCAGATCGCAGCAGTCTAAAAGAGTCATTGAGGAACAGGTTCTGAACATCTCGGAAAATCTCTTCAAAAGTCACTCCGATATCGACTACGACGACGATAACTTCGACTGGATGGTAATAGAGAACTACTCTCTTCCACCTAATTGGTCTGTCCGTGTATGCCCTCTAATGATCATTTTTCCCACGGAGTATCCTCAGATCCCACCGGTAGGATTTTATCTCCCAGACACTCTCAAGTCTCCTAACGGACACCTTTTTGATGCGGCCTATCACGGTGCTAATGAAGCCCCCATTCAAAAGGGATGGCGTTGGTACTGCACCTTTATCGAGTCTGGATGCTGGCAGCCCAGCATAGGTCACTACTCCGGGGACTGGCAGAAAGGAGACAATCTGTGGGATTACTTTACCCTGATAGGGGAAGTTCTAGCAGGAGGTGATAAATAA
- a CDS encoding ThiF family adenylyltransferase, producing the protein MDFHDPVPECQDYIKFPQGLLGEIRDRMLEDLSREQFALLLGKTERIGTREIVAIKEYRFFEREELLEQSQAFLQIRKDRIGKVIEQICQREDLDTLIDVHTHPFSQRKAIFSGIDIKDEEDFTRYLAKEFPQICYGSVVLSRERYAAHLWSIGPKGIPLRNGAKLMTSNPLESVLNDKDSKAQEDFWLQQGNTAFQDTEAQFNRSVLALGLNAMRRIAYGQTITLAGVGGLGSIIAENLVHSGFRKLHLIDHDILSLSNLNRIVGAFWEDAQAERLKVECLKEHLLRINPKAEIITHPIKVTDPSLEEVYALSNWVLLSTDNHASRFHVQNRCLRYATPFIAAGVNISVEEGSITDISGEVVTVRPGDNLCLSCLGRLDPMQIAQGSHFDPYVQEQLVSRGYVTGTQVKEPAVKTLNAILAALAVDVLLNQYTGYQKHEPLWIYENNKGKSIYPDNESIETRPNSCICHI; encoded by the coding sequence ATGGATTTCCATGATCCTGTTCCCGAGTGTCAAGACTACATCAAATTCCCCCAGGGGCTCCTAGGGGAGATTAGAGATCGTATGCTGGAGGATCTCTCTAGAGAGCAATTTGCTCTTTTGCTTGGCAAAACAGAGAGGATCGGCACCCGGGAAATTGTGGCCATCAAAGAATACCGTTTTTTCGAAAGGGAGGAGCTTCTGGAACAGTCCCAGGCGTTCCTCCAAATACGTAAAGATCGAATAGGTAAAGTCATAGAGCAGATCTGTCAACGTGAGGATCTGGATACCCTCATCGATGTGCATACCCACCCTTTTTCACAAAGAAAAGCTATATTCTCGGGGATAGATATCAAAGACGAAGAGGATTTCACCCGTTATCTAGCGAAAGAATTCCCTCAAATATGCTACGGAAGCGTTGTCCTGTCTCGAGAGAGATACGCAGCACATCTATGGTCTATTGGGCCTAAGGGCATCCCCCTGCGAAACGGCGCAAAGCTTATGACCTCTAATCCTCTGGAAAGCGTCCTGAACGACAAAGACAGCAAAGCCCAAGAGGATTTTTGGCTACAGCAGGGAAACACTGCCTTTCAAGACACCGAAGCCCAGTTCAATCGCAGCGTTCTCGCACTGGGGTTGAATGCCATGCGACGCATAGCCTACGGCCAGACAATAACCTTAGCAGGGGTAGGGGGCCTAGGTTCCATCATTGCAGAAAATCTCGTACATAGTGGCTTTCGGAAACTTCATCTAATCGATCATGACATACTCTCCCTGTCCAACCTGAACCGCATCGTCGGGGCATTTTGGGAAGATGCTCAAGCAGAGCGGCTCAAGGTAGAGTGTCTCAAAGAGCATCTGCTTCGCATCAACCCCAAAGCGGAGATCATCACTCATCCTATAAAAGTAACAGATCCCTCCCTTGAGGAGGTATACGCCTTGAGCAATTGGGTGCTTCTTTCCACAGACAACCATGCCAGCCGCTTTCACGTTCAAAACCGCTGTCTCCGCTATGCGACCCCCTTCATCGCTGCGGGGGTAAACATCTCCGTGGAGGAAGGGTCCATTACCGATATCAGCGGGGAGGTCGTAACAGTTCGCCCGGGAGATAATCTCTGCCTCTCATGCCTCGGCCGACTGGATCCCATGCAGATAGCCCAGGGCTCTCATTTCGACCCATACGTACAGGAGCAACTCGTCAGCCGAGGCTACGTCACAGGCACCCAGGTAAAGGAGCCCGCCGTAAAAACCCTTAACGCTATTTTAGCCGCTCTAGCGGTGGATGTCCTTCTAAATCAGTACACAGGATACCAAAAACATGAACCCCTTTGGATATACGAAAACAATAAGGGAAAGAGCATCTACCCTGATAACGAAAGCATAGAAACTCGTCCTAACTCCTGTATTTGTCACATCTAG
- the cas2 gene encoding CRISPR-associated endonuclease Cas2 yields MARIHHVLSYDITNDKRRRKLVKLMEQVALRVQYSVFETTLSGKEVHLLVQRSLEFVNPSEGDSLRIYRICRNCAKHFHQIGGREIDWEKDFVL; encoded by the coding sequence ATGGCCCGTATCCATCACGTCCTCTCCTACGACATCACCAACGATAAAAGAAGGCGTAAGCTCGTAAAACTAATGGAACAGGTTGCGTTACGAGTGCAGTACAGCGTCTTCGAAACCACCCTCTCAGGAAAGGAAGTTCACCTTCTGGTACAACGTAGCCTGGAATTTGTAAATCCCTCCGAAGGAGACTCTCTGCGAATATATCGAATATGCAGAAATTGCGCCAAGCACTTTCATCAAATTGGGGGAAGGGAGATCGACTGGGAGAAGGATTTTGTTCTCTAA
- a CDS encoding reverse transcriptase domain-containing protein, with the protein MEEKSLYEILCLPDFLYDSWLGIQSKKGSSGVDGQTIWQFEKDLGGNLLRLSQELEEERYDPSPLRGVKIPKEKPGDFRNIGIPTVRDRIVFRAVNTLLQEIWDHQFSPLSFGYRPGKGVRQAIKAVTRQTKKGKTWFVRGDIQGCFDSFDWDILTTIIDHAMPDPQLLQLLNKAVRVPVVEQGRIRSRSCGVPQGSSVSPILANLYLHIFDSTMNRWGYNIIRYGDDWIALIGNGESALECFYRAVDALEDLHISISPEKSGIGDLQHVAVDFLGFQIDAWGAEAGPKAWKWLSKAVEQYTTSENPLKREKARGELMNICQLYRRSSDIGSIADKVVRSPW; encoded by the coding sequence ATGGAAGAGAAGAGCCTTTATGAGATTCTGTGCCTTCCGGATTTTCTCTACGACTCCTGGCTGGGGATACAAAGCAAAAAGGGATCCTCCGGAGTAGATGGTCAGACAATCTGGCAGTTTGAAAAGGATCTAGGGGGAAACCTTCTTCGCCTCTCCCAGGAGCTTGAAGAAGAGCGGTACGACCCCTCCCCCCTTCGAGGGGTAAAAATACCCAAAGAAAAGCCCGGAGATTTTCGTAATATAGGCATCCCTACCGTAAGGGATCGAATTGTTTTTCGGGCAGTTAACACTCTTCTGCAAGAGATTTGGGATCATCAATTCTCTCCCCTTAGCTTCGGCTACCGCCCTGGCAAGGGAGTTCGACAGGCTATTAAAGCCGTAACCCGACAGACAAAAAAGGGAAAAACCTGGTTCGTTAGGGGGGATATCCAAGGATGTTTTGATTCATTCGACTGGGATATCCTCACCACAATTATCGATCACGCTATGCCAGACCCCCAACTATTGCAGCTTCTTAACAAAGCGGTCCGGGTTCCTGTGGTGGAGCAAGGGCGGATAAGGTCCCGATCATGTGGAGTTCCCCAGGGATCCTCTGTGTCTCCCATTCTCGCGAACCTCTATCTCCATATTTTTGACTCCACCATGAACCGGTGGGGATACAACATCATACGCTACGGAGACGACTGGATAGCTCTTATAGGAAACGGTGAAAGTGCCCTAGAATGCTTCTATCGGGCAGTAGACGCTCTGGAAGATCTTCACATATCCATCAGTCCGGAAAAAAGCGGTATCGGAGATCTCCAGCATGTTGCCGTCGATTTTTTGGGTTTTCAGATAGATGCATGGGGTGCCGAAGCGGGTCCTAAAGCCTGGAAATGGCTATCCAAAGCAGTGGAACAGTACACCACATCGGAAAATCCCTTAAAAAGAGAAAAAGCTCGAGGAGAGCTTATGAACATCTGCCAGCTCTATCGACGCTCATCGGATATCGGCAGCATTGCAGATAAGGTGGTTAGATCCCCATGGTAA